The Fusarium poae strain DAOMC 252244 chromosome Unknown contig_6, whole genome shotgun sequence genome window below encodes:
- a CDS encoding uncharacterized protein (TransMembrane:1 (o811-829i)), which yields MEPFIYLPEYPFAFCTQCRIGFVASEIVHHIKVKHSTKTRQETKRIAQKVAAIPGIAKNQDDLKNWILPPPTIQINPYIQAPRDDGLGCSHCQYVVRDKQQMQKHGRTEHGWVSRRKRGGQQQAVPDEQDAMLAVPWRDHVQCQQVCNWGHGKRWFEVGRNDERATQEEATDGEGDADHEANVAFFNMVQEEGRKAFEDEASGRRVQDIDDKNEAHQWLGRCGWPRHLEGIRIDRLRTLLEPISDDEPVLQRMWEVLESVMDAAYQATARQCYPGTAELFEIARKEAHMTTTKPFQGLMEPDAWVRYKSWWKQLLCIWKRYDEWDAEDGYDNERFSNGGSSSSSSDSDSDTDTDSNSNRSAYDDDAVSRRYGPSDPRPPYKMTIQQEELWKAFDNGIRQVVTGADRAGRYTADRLQRSCLDAMVQFFDHPLKSGNHYESIVISALAVMGLDEGGGWKPVENYTSIYPAVIKVARYLVLYQSMLERQAQIDQLAQYATIRQAEEEAEGLFRIVRRKVRRFMIRIPEGEDIEPSPMNWIINTRTYGMHIRYSMPGSEMIEWHGDPISCNRVKIKMSEISDMLHAFIGDARQTLVQLATGGAIRKREVKGREKRRNDGSNRNDHEDEDDNDSANNNDSSNNNSNNGNSSDNTIWPPPQNILPAIPWSRIEDRHGESALEHSFLQDEANQSWVIKGDRWVQKQVAASKAKMEAWIAKPHNEACPYREEAIRRYSRLIEEFRSQLFVAMHMLGGQPARSTEILGIRMWNTMNGGVRNIFIHDGMVCFVTMYHKGFRQSGKVKVIHRYLPREVGELLVWYMWIVLPFWHTVQVGMKQQQEKRRRSAFLWADEIVSKEGGKEMDGEGKGGRGEEGKRGRGGGGGGGGEKACKREDRKGKAVGQESLGLLEEREEEAVFMQWFREAKWGNDRARRAMQRYSNMFSGKQINISMWRHMAIAISNRYLNKAFGEIDAGGGGDDDDDGGEDSLVDSIHDLQAGHGSHIAGLIYARLFGQGDLSTMNRRDGFRKVSMQWHRFFGFGAEDRVEQLGTKRPRYPFDEEREMTRRNRFGRLHRVDMQGQLKQMMGATAAFRGQQESVIRAVARGEWPIVQIAPTGGGKSLTFMLPAYCTPDGVTVVVTPLVALQDDMAVRCSKLGIEAYVWRSRGVIQRAASLVFVTPESAVSKGFRTFVERMHGQQRLDRVVVDECHTVLQCSKGFRPMMMRIGETLQDFGVPVICLTATLKPKDEMALFRVMRFVPERVRMFREATGRKNIAYRVEVIDDTREDIAAYRSGRIQRRQANSGRKRIRANLDGVIKRSRANSNGIVMISRESEAEFSVQETEQEQEQEEESEEDDQVMIERICKLVKEWTAEHTEGKVIVYGGTIKRVQMIADALGCVGYWRGAGDAAEKARRVAEWMSSRGGESGWMAATNALGLGVDDPNVRERTRGPGWAEERVGGLHQAVVVGTTEGEEDKQEGYGWQQRQEWDWDKDVIEFVDGNRCRREVLDREMDGNIDRFGCEEDEEMCDVCWEQQRARDVDDAGVELRFAAEERADDMVEQEEEGGGGGGGREEEGGGGREEEEGGGQEEEEQDYQRSRQFIRQAETERKVQVMEEAREVAELEDILAEWAGHCAACKVLGVEEDEHEMEACPYREEEVWRKIEQGARQVEEEMMGKKRFAAFSACFGCGIPQAFCDRWVAASDDGRLFRRAEGRACQYGGGLIFRIMVGQSAREEAWWRREITTMMGDIEEGTEWDYIMYGRLFAWLGELVEWGGQAGGGIEASRLCQAVTRIEKRWAARMRL from the exons ATGGAGCCGTTTATTTATTTGCCCGAATACCCGTTTGCATTTTGTACACAATGCCGCATTGGGTTTGTGGCCAGCGAGATTGTACATCATATAAAAGTTAAGCACAGCACAAAGACCCGACAGGAAACGAAGCGCATTGCGCAAAAGGTGGCAGCCATTCCAGGTATAGCCAAGAATCAGGACGATTTGAAGAATTGGATATTGCCGCCGCCAACCATCCAGATCAACCCGTACATCCAAGCCCCACGAGACGATGGATTAGGATGCAGCCATTGCCAATACGTAGTACGGGATAAACAGCAGATGCAGAAGCATGGCCGGACCGAGCACGGTTGGGTCAGCCGTCGCAAGAGAGGCGGACAGCAGCAAGCCGTGCCCGACGAACAAGATGCAATGTTGGCCGTGCCGTGGAGAGACCACGTACAATGCCAGCAGGTATGCAATTGGGGGCACGGCAAGCGTTGGTTTGAGGTTGGCCGCAACGATGAAAGAGCGACACAGGAGGAGGCCACCGACGGTGAGGGTGATGCCGATCACGAGGCCAACGTCGCGTTTTTCAACATGGTCCAGGAGGAAGGCAGGAAGGCGTTTGAGGATGAAGCCAGCGGCCGTCGCGTCCAGGATATAGACGACAAGAATGAGGCCCATCAGTGGTTGGGTCGATGCGGTTGGCCCCGCCATTTGGAGGGTATCCGCATCGACCGGTTGAGGACATTGTTGGAGCCGATCAGCGATGACGAGCCGGTGTTGCAGAGGATGTGGGAAGTGTTGGAAAGCGTCATGGATGCCGCGTATCAGGCGACGGCCCGCCAGTGTTACCCAGGCACGGCCGAGTTGTTTGAGATTGCACGTAAAGAAGCGCATATGACGACGACAAAGCCGTTCCAGGGATTGATGGAACCCGATGCATGGGTGCGATACAAGTCATGGTGGAAGCAGTTGTTGTGCATTTGGAAGCGATACGACGAATGGGATGCAGAAGATGGTTACGACAATGAGAGATTCAGTAACGGcggaagcagcagcagcagcagcgacagcgacagcgaTACCGATACCGACAGTAACAGCAATAGGTCCGcgtatgatgatgatgcggtCAGCCGCCGTTATGGCCCATCCGACCCACGTCCGCCGTATAAGATGACAATACAGCAAGAAGAGTTGTGGAAAGCATTCGACAACGGCATCAGGCAGGTCGTCACGGGAGCCGACAGGGCAGGTCGGTACACAGCCGATCGTTTGCAGCGGAGTTGCTTGGACGCCATGGTGCAGTTTTTCGACCATCCATTGAAGAGCGGCAACCATTACGAGAGCATCGTCATCAGCGCGTTGGCCGTTATGGGGTTAGACGAGGGCGGCGGATGGAAGCCCGTGGAGAATTACACGTCAATTTATCCAGCCGTCATCAAAGTGGCGAGGTATTTAGTGTTGTACCAGTCCATGTTGGAGCGTCAAGCACAGATTGACCAGTTGGCCCAATACGCAACCATCCGtcaggccgaggaggaggccgagGGATTATTCAGGATCGTGCGACGCAAGGTGCGGCGGTTCATGATCCGCATCCCCGAGGGAGAGGATATCGAGCCGTCGCCGATGAATTGGATCATCAACACGCGAACATACGGCATGCACATTCGGTATTCGATGCCCGGTTCCGAGATGATCGAGTGGCATGGCGATCCGATTTCATGCAACagggtcaagatcaagatgagCGAGATATCCGACATGTTGCATGCATTCATCGGGGATGCACGGCAGACGTTAGTGCAATTGGCAACCGGCGGCGCCATTAGGAAAAGGGAGGTGAAGgggagagagaagaggaggaatgaCGGCAGCAACAGGAACGatcatgaggatgaggatgacaaTGACAGCGCCAATAACaatgacagcagcaacaacaacagcaataaCGGTAACAGCAGCGATAATACAATATGGCCACCGCCGCAGAACATATTGCCCGCCATTCCGTGGTCCAGGATCGAGGATAGGCATGGCGAAAGCGCGTTGGAGCATTCATTTTTACAGGATGAAGCCAACCAGAGTTGGGTCATCAAGGGCGACAGGTGGGTGCAAAAGCAAGTTGCAGcaagcaaggccaagatggagGCATGGATCGCCAAGCCGCACAATGAGGCGTGCCCGTACCGAGAAGAGGCAATCCGACGGTACAGCCGTTTGATAGAGGAATTCAGGTCACAGTTGTTCGTCGCGATGCACATGTTGGGAGGCCAGCCGGCACGGTCCACCGAGATTTTGGGGATACGGATGTGGAACACGATGAACGGCGGAGTGCGCAACATATTCATCCACGACGGCATGGTTTGTTTCGTCACGATGTACCACAAGGGATTCCGGCAGTcaggcaaggtcaaggtcatcCACCGGTATTTGCCACGCGAGGTAGGTGAGTTGTTGGTGTGGTACATGTGGATCGTTTTGCCGTTTTGGCACACAGTCCAGGTTGGCatgaagcagcagcaggagaAGAGGCGCCGGAGTGCATTTTTATGGGCCGACGAGATTGTCAGCAAGGAGGGAGGGAAGGAGATGGATGGCGAAggaaaaggaggaagaggggaagaggggaagaggggaagaggaggaggaggaggaggaggaggagaaaaagCATGCAAGAGGGAAGatagaaaaggaaaagcagtAGGCCAGGAGAGTTTGGGGTTGTTAGAggagagggaagaagaggccGTATTCATGCAGTGGTTCCGCGAGGCCAAATGGGGGAACGACCGGGCAAGAAGGGCAATGCAACGATACAGCAACATGTTTTCCGGTAAACAGATCAACATCAGCATGTGGAGGCATATGGCCATCGCCATCAGCAACCGGTATTTAAACAAGGCGTTCGGCGAGATCGACGCAGGCGGCGGtggcgatgacgacgatgacggtgGTGAGGATAGTTTGGTGGACAGCATCCACGATTTGCAGGCCGGGCACGGTTCACACATAGCCGGGTTGATATACGCCCGGTTGTTCGGGCAGGGAGATTTAAGCACGATGAACAGGCGGGACGGGTTCCGCAAGGTAAGCATGCAGTGGCATCGGTTTTTCGGGTTTGGGGCCGAGGACCGTGTAGAGCAGTTGGGCACGAAGCGTCCCCGTTACCCGTTCGACGAAGAGCGGGAGATGACGAGGCGCAACAGGTTCGGCCGGTTGCACAGAGTGGACATGCAAGGGCAGTTGAAGCAGATGATGGGGGCGACGGCAGCGTTCAGGGGGCAGCAGGAATCGGTCATCCGGGCCGTGGCGCGAGGCGAGTGGCCCATCGTGCAGATCGCACCGACGGGTGGCGGCAAGAGTTTGACGTTCATGTTGCCAGCATATTGCACACCGGATGGGGTGACGGTAGTGGTGACGCCGTTGGTAGCGTTGCAGGACGACATGGCGGTGCGTTGTTCCAAGTTGGGGATCGAGGCATACGTATGGAGAAGTCGAGGGGTGATACAGAGAGCGGCATCGTTGGTGTTTGTGACGCCCGAGTCAGCCGTCAGCAAGGGATTCAGAACGTTTGTCGAGCGGATGCACGGGCAGCAAAGGTTGGACCGGGTCGTggtggatgagtgccacacgGTTTTGCAGTGCAGCAAGGGGTTCCGACCGATGATGATGCGGATAGGGGAGACATTGCAGGATTTCGGCGTACCCGTGATTTGTTTGACGGCAACGTTGAAGCCGAAGGACGAGATGGCGTTGTTCAGGGTTATGCGGTTCGTGCCGGAGAGGGTAAGGATGTTTCGCGAAGCGACAGGGCGGAAGAATATCGCGTACAGGGTAGAGGTGATTGACGACACGAGAGAGGACATAGCAGCATACCGATCCGGCCGGATTCAAAGGAGGCAGGCGAATTCAGGCCGGAAGAGGATCAGGGCGAATTTAGATGGTGTTATCAAGAGGAGCAGGGCGAATTCAAATGGTATTGTTATGATCAGCAGAGAGAGCGAGGCAGAGTTTAGTGTTCAAGAGAcagaacaggaacaggaacaggaggaggagagcgaggaagatgatCAGGTGATGATTGAACGGATATGCAAGTTGGTGAAAGAATGGACGGCAGAGCATACCGAGGGCAAGGTGATCGTATACGGGGGGACAATCAAGCGAGTGCAGATGATTGCAGACGCATTAGGATGTGTAGGGTATTGGCGAGGGGCGGGGGACGCAGCCGAGAAGGCAAGGCGGGTGGCAGAGTGGATGAGTAGCCGGGGAGGCGAAAGCGGATGGATGGCAGCGACAAACGCATTAGGGTTGGGGGTCGACGACCCGAACGTGCG AGAGCGGACGAGGGGGCCGGGATGGGCAGAAGAGCGAGTCGGTGGTTTGCATCAGGCAGTCGTGGTTGGAACAACAGAGGGAGAAGAGGACAAGCAAGAGGGTTACGGGTGGCAGCAGCGGCAGGAGTGGGATTGGGATAAGGATGTGATTGAGTTTGTAGACGGGAACCGATGTCGACGAGAAGTGTTGGATCGAGAGATGGACGGCAATATCGACCGGTTCGGATgcgaagaggatgaggagatgTGCGATGTGTGTTGGGAACAGCAGCGAGCAAGAGATGTAGACGATGCAGGGGTTGAATTGCGGTTTGCAGCAGAAGAGAGGGCAGACGATATGGTAGAgcaggaagaggaaggaggaggaggaggaggagggagagaagaagaaggaggaggagggagagaagaagaagaaggaggaggacaagaagaagaagagcaggaTTATCAGCGCAGTCGTCAGTTCATACGGCAGGCAGAGACAGAAAGGAAAGTGCAGGTGATGGAAGAGGCCCGAGAGGTGGCCGAGTTGGAGGATATATTGGCAGAGTGGGCAGGGCATTGCGCCGCATGCAAGGTGTTGGGAGTAGAGGAGGACGAGCACGAGATGGAGGCATGCCCGTATCGAGAGGAGGAGGTGTGGAGGAAGATAGAGCAAGGCGCAAGGcaagtggaggaagagatgatggGAAAGAAGCGGTTTGCGGCGTTTTCGGCATGTTTCGGTTGCGGGATACCGCAGGCGTTTTGTGACAGATGGGTGGCAGCAAGCGACGACGGGCGATTATTCCGCCGAGCAGAAGGGAGAGCGTGTCAGTACGGTGGAGGATTGATTTTTAGGATCATGGTAGGGCAGAGTGCACGGGAGGAGGCATGGTGGAGGAGGGAGATTACGACGATGATGGGGGATATAGAGGAGGGAACAGAGTGGGATTATATCATGTACGGCAGGTTGTTTGCATGGTTAGGGGAGTTGGTCGAGTGGGGAGGACAAGCAGGAGGAGGGATAGAGGCGAGTCGGTTGTGTCAAGCGGTTACAAGGATAGAGAAGAGGTGGGCGGCGAGGATGAGATTATAG